TTCTTGGCGGGTCAGCTGCACAGATTGCCAACCTTGCGCAATCGCAACGTTGGGTTCGCCTGGGTGGGATCCGCCTGGGTGAAACTCTACTCCGTTGGCCTTTTGCCGCGTTCGATACGATCGTCGATAGCCCAGATACTGGCCGGGAGGTGCACGATCCCACCGAGAGTTCACGACGCTCGTCGGTGCGCTGGCACAAGGCATACGGGCTGCTCTCTGGCACTTCCGTCAAGGGCGTTAGAACACGTCTCTCAGCGACGACAGGCGACCCGTAGAGGTCAACCCGTCCCGCGACTGCAACGGGGCCACCCTGGATTGTCGTTGGCCGCGCCCATCGTTCGCCGTGGCGCTGACCTTGTGTGGATGACCCCGACTCCTCTCCACCGGCGATATCACATGGCGTCGGTGGCATGGGTTAGTGCCATGGACGTCGAGCGTCACCGGCGCAGTGATTATCGTTAACGTGGTGAGTCCATACCCAAGCAACTTCTTTGCAAACCCGCTCCAAGCGGTTCTCGGATTCGATCAGAAGGTCATCGATAACGTCAGTCCGCTCCATGCCCGATGGCCCTGGCTCGATCGATGTGCCACCGTGATCACCACCAACGCGCCCCAGATCTACGCTCTGGGCTTTATCGCCACCTGGTACGGGCTCAATCCTCGTGATGGACAAGGGCGCGAACACATCGTTCGCTCTGTGCTCTCAGGGGCGGTGGCTGTCGTCACCGCTCGTGCAATCGCTGGGCTCATCCCTCGCACCCGGCCCTTTGCCGCCTCGACAGCGACGATTGAGCATCTCGTCGAGCATCGTCCGTCTCACTCGTTCCCATCGACCCATTCTGCCGGTTCTACCGGCTTCGTCGCTGGCCTGGGATCATCTCCAGCGCCACTTGCGGCGGCATTCGTACCCCTCACCGTTGGTGTCGTGGTGTCGAGGATTTACTCCGGCCTCCACTGGCCGACCGACGTCATTGCTGGCTCGCTGGTAGGGTTGACCGTCGGGAGAGCGCTCCAGCGTGTGGAGGCGCCAGCGATTGGTTGGCTGACCGCTCGCATCACGCGGCTCACGCCGCTACTTGATTAGTCGTTGGCTCCCAAAGATTCAACAACGCTGGTGGCTCGATCAACCGCGTGCGGCGATCTCATCTAACAACAACGAGCGGCCGATCATGATCGCGATGGCGGCGAGTACGGCGAGCAGCGCCGCAAAGCGCCACGCGTCAACGTAGCCGAGATGATCAACGATGACGCCAAAGATCAACGGACCAAAGACCGATCCAGCGAACGCCCCCGCCTGCGTAATGCCGGTAGCGTGCCCGGTCGCTTGCGGATGAGTAAGAGCAACGGCATAATTAAAGACTCCGTTCCAGCCCCATCCAGCCGCATACGCGAGAACCGCGGCGACGACCACCAACGGGCGCTGACCAAGCGAGAGCAGTAGGTAGCCAATGGCACCCCCAGAGAGCATGACAGCGACTACGACGAAGTGGTTACCACTCCGTCGATCTGCAAAGTAGCCAGAGCCAATCCGGGTAATGAGCGATGCGAGACTGCCAAGCGATGCCAGATATCCTGCCGTCCCCAGGGCGACCCCGATGTGAGACGTAGAGCTGATAAAAAATGCACCAAGTCCATTCGCCGCTCCGGCGCCAAGCCCAATGCCAATCGCCAGGAAAACCAAGGGTTTAAGCACCACCGTCGTTTTTTGTCTCTGGGCAGCGTTGCCCCCCTGACTTCGCTTAGTTTTCGGCAACATCAGCGTGACGCTCAGGGCAACGAGCGCGGCTCCGAGATAGGCGTAGCGCCAACCGAGATCAATGGCGATGAGTGGAACAGAAACCCCAGCCAACAACGTGGATACCGGTATCGCCGCTTGTTTGACCCCAAAGGCGAATCCTTGGCGAGCGTGATGAACCCGACTGGTCAGG
This is a stretch of genomic DNA from Ferrimicrobium sp.. It encodes these proteins:
- a CDS encoding phosphatase PAP2 family protein, with translation MPWTSSVTGAVIIVNVVSPYPSNFFANPLQAVLGFDQKVIDNVSPLHARWPWLDRCATVITTNAPQIYALGFIATWYGLNPRDGQGREHIVRSVLSGAVAVVTARAIAGLIPRTRPFAASTATIEHLVEHRPSHSFPSTHSAGSTGFVAGLGSSPAPLAAAFVPLTVGVVVSRIYSGLHWPTDVIAGSLVGLTVGRALQRVEAPAIGWLTARITRLTPLLD
- a CDS encoding MFS transporter — its product is MRSDHSDGEVNQGSVMVLVLSIAATTITTLPVFLTGALDVIIRRHLGLSSSELGLLVAGFFAFAVPASLVIAPRVALVGAARIMKVAGSAATLALLVIAAVGHSFFILLGALLVAGLANGAMQPAVNLYLTSRVHHARQGFAFGVKQAAIPVSTLLAGVSVPLIAIDLGWRYAYLGAALVALSVTLMLPKTKRSQGGNAAQRQKTTVVLKPLVFLAIGIGLGAGAANGLGAFFISSTSHIGVALGTAGYLASLGSLASLITRIGSGYFADRRSGNHFVVVAVMLSGGAIGYLLLSLGQRPLVVVAAVLAYAAGWGWNGVFNYAVALTHPQATGHATGITQAGAFAGSVFGPLIFGVIVDHLGYVDAWRFAALLAVLAAIAIMIGRSLLLDEIAARG